The Thermincola ferriacetica genomic sequence AATGAAATGAAAATTAAAACAGTGATTGGGTGATCAAATGGCTCCTCTATTAGTGCTTGGGTTATTGGAATTTGTACGCGGAGCGCTTGTTTTCAGCATATTGCCGTTATATGGACGGTTTGTTGCAGGTTTTAGTATGGAAGTAATCGGTACAGCTATTTCACTACATTACCTGTTTGATAATATTTTTCGCATCCCGGCAGGTTGGCTTACAGACAGATTTGGCGGGAAAAGGTTATTAATTACCGGGATAGTTGTTTCCAGTATTGGAATTTCAATTATATCGTTTCGCTGGAACACCTATTCCTTTATATTAGGTGCGGTGTTATTCGGGTTGGGGATTTCCCCTGTATGGCCGGTAGTAATTTCCGGAATAGCCGCGAAGATGCCTGCCCGACAAATAGGTGAAGCGCTAAGCAAGGTGTTTATAGCCTGGTTGGTTGGGGCAGGTATTGGTCCGGTAGTTATTAATTTCGTGATTGAAAAATCTTATAGAATTTCTTTTCTGACACTTCTAGGGTTACTAGCTTTGGCTTTGCTGTTAACAATTGCTATTAAAATGCCACGGATAACCAATCAAGGGATGTTATCACAGTCGGTTTTTTTAAAAGAATTATTTCACGAATTGATTTCACACAGAGTCCTATACCCCGGAATGTTTGTCCAAACCATGTCAGTAGGAATATTGATGCCCGTTATTGTGATATATGCAAAAAAAGTATTCGGCCTTAGCCCCGAACAATTCAACTACCTTCTTATCGGCGGAGGAATCTTTACCGTGCTTTTCCTAGTTCCTGCGGGAAAATTGGCTGACAGGCTCGGTGTTAAAGGACCGCTTGTTGGTGGGTTTCTGTTGGCATCAGTTTGTTTGATTCTCCTGCCGTTGCAGAGATTGGTTGTAAGGGCTTTAATAGTTGGGGCTATTCTGGGTATCTCGTATTCTTTTATTCTTCCTGCATGGAATGGATTAATGGCTAGGGCAGTTTCAGCAGAGAAAAGGGGAACAATGTGGGCCATCTTTATGACCATTGAAGGTTTGGGAACGGCTGTTGGAACATATATTGGCGGCAAAGTATGGGATACGCTTGGGTACAGGGCACCCTTCTATGTAAGCGCCTTTATCCTTATTTCTGTGGCAGTTTTTTATGCCTTTGGTAATATTGAAAAGTTAATTAAGGAACATAGTCCGGATAAGTTAACGAACCAAAGTTAGCGGGGGTTGTTACATGAATTGGGGTTACTATTTACTGGTTATTATTGTATTTATAGGCGCTACATATACTGTAATTCCTGATATGTTTTTACACCGGTTGGGTATCGGAAGCTGGAAGCGCCAGTATACTCCCGGTGTGGCTATAACATTTGACGACGGCCCTAATTCTGAAACAACACCTCAGATACTTGATATATTAGACGAATATAAAGTTAAGGCAACATTTTTTGTAACTGGAGAAAATGCTATCAGGTATTCTAATTTAGTTAAAGAAATCAAACAACGAGGCCATCACATTGGGGCACATTCCAATAGCCACAGGTACGCCTGGTTTATGTCTCCCATGCAAACGTGGCGCGATTGGGAAGAATGTGTTAGTATCATCGAGAACTTAACAGGTACGGCTGTCCAATGGGTTCGTCCACCTTGGGGAACTTTTAATCTTGTAACGTGGTTATGGATAAAAGTGCGGAAAAAACGGGCGGTTTTATGGAATGTGGAAGGCCATGACTGGAAGGTCAGGCGCAATCCCGAACAAATTGCGTCAAGCATTCTACGGAAGACGAAAGAGGGGTCAATACTGGTTTTACATGATGCTGGAGGAGAAAAAGGTGCTCCGGAGAATACCGTTCGGGCTCTAAAAACTATTTGCCGGAAAATTGTTGAAGAACAAAAACTGCCATTGGTAAAGTTGGAATTTCCGGACTGGCCCTGGTGGCGAAGGTTAGTCTTTGCTCTATGGGAGAAATGGGAACGTTTTTTTGCCAGGATATATCACGTGGAACGAATTAATTCAACAAATTTTTTACGCTTGTCCAAGACTATTTATAAAGGCCCGAATCTATACACAAGTGACGGACGGTTATTGGCAAAAGCCGGGGATAAAGTGGGAGAAATTCATTTTGAAAGCGGGCGCTTGCGGGGCAATGAAAACGACATCCAAAAAGCTGCCGTGCGGGCATTGCGTTTAGCCAGGGAATCATTGCCTGAATTAGCACGGTATATAGTCGAGAACCCCGAATATAAAAACATTGAGGTTTTCTTTGGTCTAACTATGATCAATCGAGGGGTTAAAG encodes the following:
- a CDS encoding MFS transporter; the encoded protein is MAPLLVLGLLEFVRGALVFSILPLYGRFVAGFSMEVIGTAISLHYLFDNIFRIPAGWLTDRFGGKRLLITGIVVSSIGISIISFRWNTYSFILGAVLFGLGISPVWPVVISGIAAKMPARQIGEALSKVFIAWLVGAGIGPVVINFVIEKSYRISFLTLLGLLALALLLTIAIKMPRITNQGMLSQSVFLKELFHELISHRVLYPGMFVQTMSVGILMPVIVIYAKKVFGLSPEQFNYLLIGGGIFTVLFLVPAGKLADRLGVKGPLVGGFLLASVCLILLPLQRLVVRALIVGAILGISYSFILPAWNGLMARAVSAEKRGTMWAIFMTIEGLGTAVGTYIGGKVWDTLGYRAPFYVSAFILISVAVFYAFGNIEKLIKEHSPDKLTNQS
- a CDS encoding polysaccharide deacetylase family protein, encoding MNWGYYLLVIIVFIGATYTVIPDMFLHRLGIGSWKRQYTPGVAITFDDGPNSETTPQILDILDEYKVKATFFVTGENAIRYSNLVKEIKQRGHHIGAHSNSHRYAWFMSPMQTWRDWEECVSIIENLTGTAVQWVRPPWGTFNLVTWLWIKVRKKRAVLWNVEGHDWKVRRNPEQIASSILRKTKEGSILVLHDAGGEKGAPENTVRALKTICRKIVEEQKLPLVKLEFPDWPWWRRLVFALWEKWERFFARIYHVERINSTNFLRLSKTIYKGPNLYTSDGRLLAKAGDKVGEIHFESGRLRGNENDIQKAAVRALRLARESLPELARYIVENPEYKNIEVFFGLTMINRGVKGLGFSVQDISIKGLKRGVYLLQKVIKWIYGPTRKVRGSKHPGDQPKIVWISRQQLLERWFPTNDELLENLSESPGIHSGDEASH